In the Flavisolibacter tropicus genome, one interval contains:
- a CDS encoding L,D-transpeptidase family protein encodes MKKILSAVAIVTITMASCDNMSGYFKSESSHNALDSTNSQMATVVSRDLSISPTNAYSDLFLDSAAMEQYIQQQKVSDTLARDLRNFYNTRNYQYAWFNTQGITEQGRNFWSLYESTIDDKHYKPDSLLDKRLDTLLAEDTLLIATTDSNYIKTELAITKEFIQYAKVNGNADWNHLVPIKKVDALQLADSLSNKIDTVQFANNRSYMLMREQLKHYSAIAKQGGWKPLTLDAKTIKKGTSSPGISNLKKRLLTSGDYSANDTTALFNDSLEVAIKSLQERYGYKPTGIITDTLITALNTPVEQRIQQLLINMNRMAWMPVPQRNQVIEVNIPSYMLYVYENNAKAFDMEVVVGKEGTNTMMFTGNLDQIVFNPSWNIPQSIVEAEILPAMQKDPNYLKKNNMEIINKNDSIPQIRQLPGKDNPLGKAKFLFPNSYEIYFHDSPSKSLFDKDKRAFSHGCIRLADANKMAQYLLKGQADWTPEKILQAMNSNKEQTVKLQKPVPVVINYYTAWVDDSGRLNFREDIYKHDMTTASRMFTNNTSSNLTPTTDTTKRV; translated from the coding sequence ATGAAAAAGATTTTAAGTGCCGTTGCAATCGTTACGATAACTATGGCCTCTTGTGATAACATGAGTGGCTATTTTAAAAGTGAAAGTTCGCATAATGCATTAGATAGCACCAATAGTCAAATGGCAACTGTTGTTTCAAGAGATTTAAGTATTTCACCCACCAATGCTTACTCTGACCTATTCCTAGATAGTGCGGCTATGGAACAATATATTCAGCAGCAAAAAGTTTCAGACACACTTGCCAGGGATCTGCGCAATTTCTATAACACAAGAAATTATCAATATGCCTGGTTCAATACGCAAGGTATAACTGAGCAAGGGCGTAACTTTTGGAGTTTGTATGAATCGACAATCGATGATAAGCATTACAAACCAGATTCCTTATTAGACAAACGACTAGATACATTATTAGCAGAAGATACATTGCTTATAGCAACAACAGATTCTAACTATATTAAAACAGAACTAGCTATAACAAAAGAGTTTATTCAATATGCCAAGGTAAATGGCAACGCCGACTGGAATCATTTAGTGCCAATAAAAAAAGTAGATGCACTACAATTAGCGGATTCACTAAGCAATAAAATTGACACGGTACAATTTGCTAACAATCGGTCCTATATGCTTATGCGGGAACAACTTAAACACTATTCAGCTATTGCAAAGCAAGGTGGTTGGAAGCCTCTTACTTTAGATGCTAAAACAATAAAGAAAGGCACTTCCTCACCTGGTATTTCCAATTTGAAAAAACGTTTGTTGACAAGTGGTGATTATTCTGCCAATGATACAACGGCTTTGTTTAATGATTCCTTAGAAGTGGCCATAAAATCGCTTCAAGAGCGATATGGTTACAAACCTACCGGTATCATAACAGACACACTAATTACTGCATTGAATACTCCTGTAGAACAGCGCATACAACAGTTACTAATCAACATGAACCGTATGGCTTGGATGCCAGTGCCACAGAGAAACCAGGTTATAGAAGTTAATATCCCCTCTTATATGTTATATGTATATGAGAATAATGCGAAGGCATTTGACATGGAAGTGGTTGTAGGTAAAGAAGGCACCAATACAATGATGTTTACAGGCAACCTGGATCAGATTGTATTTAACCCCAGCTGGAACATTCCACAAAGTATTGTGGAAGCTGAGATCTTGCCCGCAATGCAAAAGGACCCGAATTACCTAAAGAAAAACAATATGGAGATTATAAATAAAAATGACAGCATTCCACAGATTCGTCAACTGCCAGGTAAAGACAATCCCTTAGGAAAGGCGAAGTTCTTATTCCCGAATAGTTATGAGATCTATTTTCATGATTCACCATCAAAGAGCTTATTCGATAAGGACAAACGAGCCTTTAGTCATGGCTGTATTCGTTTGGCCGATGCCAACAAAATGGCGCAGTATTTATTAAAAGGGCAAGCAGATTGGACACCCGAAAAAATCCTACAGGCGATGAATAGCAACAAAGAGCAAACTGTTAAGTTACAAAAGCCAGTTCCGGTAGTTATAAATTATTATACAGCCTGGGTTGACGATAGTGGACGCTTAAATTTTAGGGAAGACATTTACAAGCATGATATGACAACAGCTTCAAGAATGTTTACCAATAATACAAGCAGTAATCTAACACCTACAACAGATACTACTAAACGCGTTTGA
- a CDS encoding CvpA family protein, with the protein MNYIDVLLWLVILLAIWSGWSKGFIMGSIDLGTWIGSVFIAFIGYQYVASILVSSLKAADVWSAPVAFIFLLVLSKILMSSLLYWIFPNSRDVHQHTVNRALGLLPGFLTGLINAAIIAALLLAFPISNNITATTRKSSTANILAGKIEWLDEKLAPVFDGAVKKSINNLVVHPGSDETVHLNFTVNNATPRQDLEVKMVELVNAERGKKGLSPLVLDPTLVQVGRSHSQDMFSRGYFSHYSLEGKTVSDRLKAAGVRFLVAGENLALAQTLTIAHNGLMESPGHRANILQPRYGRIGIGILDGGIYGLMITQVFKN; encoded by the coding sequence ATGAACTATATCGATGTTCTTTTATGGCTGGTTATATTATTGGCTATTTGGAGCGGATGGAGTAAAGGGTTTATAATGGGTTCAATCGATCTTGGAACTTGGATCGGAAGTGTTTTTATTGCCTTTATTGGTTATCAATATGTTGCTTCGATACTTGTGTCATCTTTAAAAGCTGCAGATGTGTGGAGCGCACCCGTAGCTTTTATTTTTCTACTGGTGCTTTCAAAGATTTTAATGTCCTCCTTACTCTACTGGATATTTCCAAATAGTAGAGACGTTCATCAGCATACTGTCAATAGAGCATTGGGGCTTTTGCCTGGTTTTCTTACAGGTCTGATCAATGCAGCAATTATTGCAGCCCTTTTGTTAGCCTTTCCAATTTCAAATAATATCACCGCTACAACTCGGAAGAGCAGTACGGCTAATATCCTTGCTGGGAAAATAGAGTGGCTAGATGAAAAACTAGCACCGGTATTTGATGGGGCTGTCAAAAAGTCTATTAATAATCTGGTCGTACATCCTGGGTCAGACGAGACTGTACATTTAAACTTTACTGTTAATAATGCTACACCTCGGCAAGATCTGGAAGTGAAAATGGTGGAGTTGGTAAATGCGGAGAGGGGAAAAAAAGGACTTTCCCCTTTGGTCCTTGATCCTACATTAGTGCAAGTGGGGCGCTCTCACTCACAAGATATGTTCAGCCGAGGCTATTTCTCTCATTATTCTTTAGAGGGTAAAACCGTTTCTGATCGATTAAAAGCAGCAGGCGTCCGGTTTTTAGTAGCTGGAGAAAACCTGGCACTTGCTCAAACCCTTACTATTGCACACAATGGTTTAATGGAGTCGCCCGGCCACAGAGCCAATATTTTACAGCCACGTTATGGAAGAATAGGAATTGGTATACTCGACGGCGGTATATATGGTCTAATGATCACCCAGGTGTTTAAAAACTAA